A stretch of Caenorhabditis elegans chromosome IV DNA encodes these proteins:
- the kcc-2 gene encoding K+/Cl-Cotransporter (Confirmed by transcript evidence), whose translation MSGGRFRVQSVADGGGGGAGSVGALDSVSDSNLAVNSATKKENEGAERIPLCEQHSPLALYEQDYDTQGQKIGTMLRKLSVYNATEATSVEADEKPKAAAAKMGTIMGVFLPCLQNIFGVLFFIRLAWIIGTAGVFQAFFVVLTCVSVTFLTSISLSAIATNGVVPSGGPYYMISRNLGPELGGAVGILFYLGTTIAASMYITGAIEILLLYIYPQAKLFDDIYHNFRVLGTVLLLILGLIVMAGVKFVNRCALPLVIVVILCILSAILGVFVRYDGSDSLKFCMVGDRPVDLSTYFEKTQVQPNCTADGLQDLFCSTNGTCDHYYDRMKNIKVWKSSGMPAIREERAIKGIASGVFFDNLWPKYLRAGEVLSKDRKDKGDLNRGGHPSYIYAESVTNFMILVGVFFPSATGIMAGSNRSGNLRDAAKSIPLGTLAAQNFSSFIYLLGVVLFGASVSEMFIRDKYGRSAMGKLIISEISWPFPQVILFGCFMSTAGAGMQSLTGAPRLLQAIAADDVLPFLKPFRKMDSRGEPIRAILLTLAICECGILIAVIENITALITQFFLMCYLGVNAACALQSLLKSPGWRPGFRYFHWSLSMIGAILCVAVMFISAWHFALFAIIIGAGVYKYIEYAGAEKEWGDGLRGLGLSAARFALLNLDDKPQHSRNWRPQLLVLAPDVESANTNGILSFVSQLKAGKGLTLVAHCMEGEYADNYLKAQAVQEKLKAVVKKNKIKGFCDVLVTSNVIEGISCLVQTSGLGGMRHNTVVLSWPNDWKAEQEWVVANKFVSAIRAISAAKCAIMVPKYAEKFPANGTKVSGFIDVWWVVHDGGLLMLLPFLLRQHKTWKNTTVRLFAIAQMEDNNVQMKTDLEKFLYHLRIDAAVNVIEMTDSDISDYTYERTMKMEERNQYLKNLNKSDRDKDIQNHLEIVTRERKLSRINEEAPAVVPEQRNLEVVDEEQEDGKSENGSAKIEHKGVRFSDDEDSKEVKVGNGTLERDREERQRKRRYNVHKMHTAVKLNELMRQKSSDAQLVFVNLPGPPDADSDSYYMDFIEALTEGLDRVLLVRGTGAEVVTIYS comes from the exons ATGTCTGGCGGACGGTTTCGCGTCCAATCGGTTGCTgatggaggtggtggtggagctggAAGCGTCGGAGCTCTAGACTCGGTTTCCGACTCTAATTTAGCAGTTAACAGTGCCACAAAGAAagaga ATGAAGGCGCCGAACGGATACCCTTGTGTGAGCAGCATTCACCACTGGCACTTTATGAG CAAGACTATGACACACAAGGACAAAAGATTGGGACGATGCTCAGGAAGTTATCAGTCTACAATGCAACAGAAGCCACAAGTGTCGAGGCGGATGAAAAACCAAAAGCG GCAGCTGCAAAGATGGGGACCATCATGGGAGTGTTCCTTCCGTGCCTTCAGAATATTTTCGGCGTCTTGTTCTTTATTCGATTGGCATGGATTATTGGAACAGCTGGAGTctttcaggcattttttgttgtgcTCACTTGTGTTTCTGTT acgttCCTCACATCAATTTCATTATCAGCCATAGCAACAAATGGTGTTGTACCGTCAGGTGGTCCATACTACATGATATCCAGAAATCTTGGCCCAGAACTTGGAGGTGCTGTTGGAATCCTATTCTATCTTGGAACTACAATTGCTGCATCTATGTATATTACTGGAGCCATCGAAATCCTTCTTCTGTACATTTATCCACAAGCAAAACTTTTCGATGATATCTATCACAATTTCCGAGTACTTGGAACGGTCCTACTTCTCATTCTTGGACTCATTGTGATGGCCGGAGTCAAATTTGTGAATCGATGTGCTCTGCCGCTTGTGATCGTTGTGATCCTTTGCATTTTATCAGCAATTCTCGGAGTTTTTGTACGATACGACGGAAGTGATTCACTCAAGTTTTGTATGGTTGGAGATCGACCGGTTGATCTGAGTACTTACTTCGAAAAAACTCAAGTTCAACCAAACTGTACAGCTGATGGGCTACAGGACTTGTTCTGCAGCACTAATGGAACATGTGATCATTATTATGATAGG atgaaaaatatcaaagtatGGAAATCATCTGGAATGCCAGCCATCCGTGAAGAACGTGCCATCAAAGGAATCGCCTCTGGAGTATTCTTCGATAACCTCTGGCCCAAATATCTGAGAGCTGGAGAAGTTCTTTCAAAAGATCGGAAAGATAAAGGAGACCTGAACAGAGGAGGACATCCATCATATATTTATGCAGAATCTGTCACGAATTTTATGATTCTTGTCGGTGTATTCTTCCCATCAGCAACTGGTATCATGGCTGGATCAAATcgatctggaaatttgagaGATGCTGCAAAGTCAATTCCATTGGGAACTCTGGCGGCACAGaatttttcttcgtttatTT ACTTGCTTGGAGTTGTACTCTTTGGAGCATCCGTGTCCGAGATGTTCATTCGTGACAAGTACGGTAGATCTGCGATGGGAAAATTGAtcatttcggaaatttcctGGCCATTTCCACAAGTAATTCTTTTTGGATGTTTCATGTCAACTGCTGGAGCAGGAATGCAATCATTGACAGGAGCACCGAGACTTCTTCAAGCAATTGCTGCAGATGATGTACTCCCATTTTTAAAGCCATTCCGAAAAATGGATTCCCGTGGAGAGCCCATCAGAGCAATTCTTCTCACTTTGGCCATTTGTGAATGTGGAATTTTGATTGCGGTTATTGAAAATATCACTGCTTTGATTACACA GTTCTTCTTGATGTGTTATCTTGGTGTAAATGCTGCGTGTGCACTTCAATCACTTCTAAAATCTCCTGGATGGCGTCCAGGATTCCGTTACTTCCATTGGTCACTTTCAATGATTGGAGCAATTCTTTGTGTAGCTGTCATGTTCATTTCTGCGTGgcattttgctctttttgcaATTATCATTGGAGCAGGTGTTTATAAGTATATTGAGTATGCTGGAGCCGAAAAAGAATGGGGAGATGGTCTTCGTGGATTGGGACTTTCAGCTGCTCGTTTCGCTCTCTTGAATTTGGATGACAAACCCCAACACTCAAGAAATTGGCGCCCACAGCTTTTAGTTCTGGCTCCAGATGTAGAATCAGCAAATACAAATGGAATATTATCATTTGTTAGTCAATTGAAAGCTGGTAAAGGATTGACACTGGTTGCACATTGTATGGAAGGAGAATATGCggataattatttgaaagcaCAAGCTGTACAGGAGAAATTGAAAGCAGTGGTTAAAAAGAATAAGATCAAGGGATTCTGTGATGTATTGGTCACTTCAAATGTGATTGAAGGAATATCATGTCTCGTTCAG acatctgGTTTGGGTGGAATGCGTCATAATACAGTCGTTCTGTCGTGGCCAAATGATTGGAAAGCTGAGCAAGAATGGGTTGTTGCCAACAAATTTGTTTCTGCAATCCGAGCAATTTCTGCTGCAAAATGTGCAATTATGGTACCAAAATATGCGGAGAAATTCCCAGCAAATGGTACCAAAGTTTCTGGATTTATTGATGTTTG GTGGGTTGTACATGATGGAGGTCTTCTTATGCTTCTTCCATTCCTTCTCCGACAACACAAAACATGGAAAAACACAACAGTTCGCCTGTTTGCAATTGCTCAAATGGAGGATAATAATGTACAAATGAAGACGGATCTGGAGAAATTCCTCTATCATTTGAGAATTGATGCAGCTGTTAATGTCATTGAAATG actgACTCGGATATCTCTGACTACACTTACGAACGTACCATGAAAATGGAGGAACGTAATcaatacctgaaaaatttgaacaagtCGGATCGTGATAAGGATATTCAGAACCATTTGGAAATTGTAACACGGGAACGAAAGCTGAGTAGAATTAATGAAGAAGCG cctgCTGTGGTCCCTGAGCAACGTAACTTGGAGGTTGTTGATGAAGAGCAAGAAgatggaaaatctgaaaatggctCAGCAAAAATCGAGCACAAAGGAGTACGCTTCTCAGATGATGAAGATTCTAAGGag GTAAAAGTCGGAAACGGAACGTTGGAACGCGATCGAGAAGAACGGCAACGCAAACGACGATACAATGTGCATAAAATGCATACAGCTGTCAAATTGAACGAGTTGATGAGACAAAAATCAAGTGATGCTCAGCTGGTATTTGTGAATCTTCCAGGACCACCTGATGCTGATTCTGATTcttatt ATATGGACTTTATCGAAGCTCTCACCGAAGGCCTTGACCGTGTTTTACTGGTTCGTGGAACTGGCGCAGAAGTCGTCACAATCTATTCgtaa
- the kcc-2 gene encoding K+/Cl-Cotransporter (Confirmed by transcript evidence) produces MSGGRFRVQSVADGGGGGAGSVGALDSVSDSNLAVNSATKKEITNKAHDFEPEPTSSTSTNTVTSRRSSGGSGSGLGPASKKPPNMHINIPTDEGAERIPLCEQHSPLALYEQDYDTQGQKIGTMLRKLSVYNATEATSVEADEKPKAAAAKMGTIMGVFLPCLQNIFGVLFFIRLAWIIGTAGVFQAFFVVLTCVSVTFLTSISLSAIATNGVVPSGGPYYMISRNLGPELGGAVGILFYLGTTIAASMYITGAIEILLLYIYPQAKLFDDIYHNFRVLGTVLLLILGLIVMAGVKFVNRCALPLVIVVILCILSAILGVFVRYDGSDSLKFCMVGDRPVDLSTYFEKTQVQPNCTADGLQDLFCSTNGTCDHYYDRMKNIKVWKSSGMPAIREERAIKGIASGVFFDNLWPKYLRAGEVLSKDRKDKGDLNRGGHPSYIYAESVTNFMILVGVFFPSATGIMAGSNRSGNLRDAAKSIPLGTLAAQNFSSFIYLLGVVLFGASVSEMFIRDKYGRSAMGKLIISEISWPFPQVILFGCFMSTAGAGMQSLTGAPRLLQAIAADDVLPFLKPFRKMDSRGEPIRAILLTLAICECGILIAVIENITALITQFFLMCYLGVNAACALQSLLKSPGWRPGFRYFHWSLSMIGAILCVAVMFISAWHFALFAIIIGAGVYKYIEYAGAEKEWGDGLRGLGLSAARFALLNLDDKPQHSRNWRPQLLVLAPDVESANTNGILSFVSQLKAGKGLTLVAHCMEGEYADNYLKAQAVQEKLKAVVKKNKIKGFCDVLVTSNVIEGISCLVQTSGLGGMRHNTVVLSWPNDWKAEQEWVVANKFVSAIRAISAAKCAIMVPKYAEKFPANGTKVSGFIDVWWVVHDGGLLMLLPFLLRQHKTWKNTTVRLFAIAQMEDNNVQMKTDLEKFLYHLRIDAAVNVIEMTDSDISDYTYERTMKMEERNQYLKNLNKSDRDKDIQNHLEIVTRERKLSRINEEAPAVVPEQRNLEVVDEEQEDGKSENGSAKIEHKGVRFSDDEDSKEVKVGNGTLERDREERQRKRRYNVHKMHTAVKLNELMRQKSSDAQLVFVNLPGPPDADSDSYYMDFIEALTEGLDRVLLVRGTGAEVVTIYS; encoded by the exons ATGTCTGGCGGACGGTTTCGCGTCCAATCGGTTGCTgatggaggtggtggtggagctggAAGCGTCGGAGCTCTAGACTCGGTTTCCGACTCTAATTTAGCAGTTAACAGTGCCACAAAGAAagaga TCACCAATAAAGCACACGATTTCGAGCCCGAGCCCACCTCGTCCACGTCCACGAACACTGTGACGTCACGAAGATCATCGGGTGGAAGTGGCAGTGGCCTAGGGCCGGCCAGCAAAAAGCCGCCCAATATGCATATTAATATACCTACAG ATGAAGGCGCCGAACGGATACCCTTGTGTGAGCAGCATTCACCACTGGCACTTTATGAG CAAGACTATGACACACAAGGACAAAAGATTGGGACGATGCTCAGGAAGTTATCAGTCTACAATGCAACAGAAGCCACAAGTGTCGAGGCGGATGAAAAACCAAAAGCG GCAGCTGCAAAGATGGGGACCATCATGGGAGTGTTCCTTCCGTGCCTTCAGAATATTTTCGGCGTCTTGTTCTTTATTCGATTGGCATGGATTATTGGAACAGCTGGAGTctttcaggcattttttgttgtgcTCACTTGTGTTTCTGTT acgttCCTCACATCAATTTCATTATCAGCCATAGCAACAAATGGTGTTGTACCGTCAGGTGGTCCATACTACATGATATCCAGAAATCTTGGCCCAGAACTTGGAGGTGCTGTTGGAATCCTATTCTATCTTGGAACTACAATTGCTGCATCTATGTATATTACTGGAGCCATCGAAATCCTTCTTCTGTACATTTATCCACAAGCAAAACTTTTCGATGATATCTATCACAATTTCCGAGTACTTGGAACGGTCCTACTTCTCATTCTTGGACTCATTGTGATGGCCGGAGTCAAATTTGTGAATCGATGTGCTCTGCCGCTTGTGATCGTTGTGATCCTTTGCATTTTATCAGCAATTCTCGGAGTTTTTGTACGATACGACGGAAGTGATTCACTCAAGTTTTGTATGGTTGGAGATCGACCGGTTGATCTGAGTACTTACTTCGAAAAAACTCAAGTTCAACCAAACTGTACAGCTGATGGGCTACAGGACTTGTTCTGCAGCACTAATGGAACATGTGATCATTATTATGATAGG atgaaaaatatcaaagtatGGAAATCATCTGGAATGCCAGCCATCCGTGAAGAACGTGCCATCAAAGGAATCGCCTCTGGAGTATTCTTCGATAACCTCTGGCCCAAATATCTGAGAGCTGGAGAAGTTCTTTCAAAAGATCGGAAAGATAAAGGAGACCTGAACAGAGGAGGACATCCATCATATATTTATGCAGAATCTGTCACGAATTTTATGATTCTTGTCGGTGTATTCTTCCCATCAGCAACTGGTATCATGGCTGGATCAAATcgatctggaaatttgagaGATGCTGCAAAGTCAATTCCATTGGGAACTCTGGCGGCACAGaatttttcttcgtttatTT ACTTGCTTGGAGTTGTACTCTTTGGAGCATCCGTGTCCGAGATGTTCATTCGTGACAAGTACGGTAGATCTGCGATGGGAAAATTGAtcatttcggaaatttcctGGCCATTTCCACAAGTAATTCTTTTTGGATGTTTCATGTCAACTGCTGGAGCAGGAATGCAATCATTGACAGGAGCACCGAGACTTCTTCAAGCAATTGCTGCAGATGATGTACTCCCATTTTTAAAGCCATTCCGAAAAATGGATTCCCGTGGAGAGCCCATCAGAGCAATTCTTCTCACTTTGGCCATTTGTGAATGTGGAATTTTGATTGCGGTTATTGAAAATATCACTGCTTTGATTACACA GTTCTTCTTGATGTGTTATCTTGGTGTAAATGCTGCGTGTGCACTTCAATCACTTCTAAAATCTCCTGGATGGCGTCCAGGATTCCGTTACTTCCATTGGTCACTTTCAATGATTGGAGCAATTCTTTGTGTAGCTGTCATGTTCATTTCTGCGTGgcattttgctctttttgcaATTATCATTGGAGCAGGTGTTTATAAGTATATTGAGTATGCTGGAGCCGAAAAAGAATGGGGAGATGGTCTTCGTGGATTGGGACTTTCAGCTGCTCGTTTCGCTCTCTTGAATTTGGATGACAAACCCCAACACTCAAGAAATTGGCGCCCACAGCTTTTAGTTCTGGCTCCAGATGTAGAATCAGCAAATACAAATGGAATATTATCATTTGTTAGTCAATTGAAAGCTGGTAAAGGATTGACACTGGTTGCACATTGTATGGAAGGAGAATATGCggataattatttgaaagcaCAAGCTGTACAGGAGAAATTGAAAGCAGTGGTTAAAAAGAATAAGATCAAGGGATTCTGTGATGTATTGGTCACTTCAAATGTGATTGAAGGAATATCATGTCTCGTTCAG acatctgGTTTGGGTGGAATGCGTCATAATACAGTCGTTCTGTCGTGGCCAAATGATTGGAAAGCTGAGCAAGAATGGGTTGTTGCCAACAAATTTGTTTCTGCAATCCGAGCAATTTCTGCTGCAAAATGTGCAATTATGGTACCAAAATATGCGGAGAAATTCCCAGCAAATGGTACCAAAGTTTCTGGATTTATTGATGTTTG GTGGGTTGTACATGATGGAGGTCTTCTTATGCTTCTTCCATTCCTTCTCCGACAACACAAAACATGGAAAAACACAACAGTTCGCCTGTTTGCAATTGCTCAAATGGAGGATAATAATGTACAAATGAAGACGGATCTGGAGAAATTCCTCTATCATTTGAGAATTGATGCAGCTGTTAATGTCATTGAAATG actgACTCGGATATCTCTGACTACACTTACGAACGTACCATGAAAATGGAGGAACGTAATcaatacctgaaaaatttgaacaagtCGGATCGTGATAAGGATATTCAGAACCATTTGGAAATTGTAACACGGGAACGAAAGCTGAGTAGAATTAATGAAGAAGCG cctgCTGTGGTCCCTGAGCAACGTAACTTGGAGGTTGTTGATGAAGAGCAAGAAgatggaaaatctgaaaatggctCAGCAAAAATCGAGCACAAAGGAGTACGCTTCTCAGATGATGAAGATTCTAAGGag GTAAAAGTCGGAAACGGAACGTTGGAACGCGATCGAGAAGAACGGCAACGCAAACGACGATACAATGTGCATAAAATGCATACAGCTGTCAAATTGAACGAGTTGATGAGACAAAAATCAAGTGATGCTCAGCTGGTATTTGTGAATCTTCCAGGACCACCTGATGCTGATTCTGATTcttatt ATATGGACTTTATCGAAGCTCTCACCGAAGGCCTTGACCGTGTTTTACTGGTTCGTGGAACTGGCGCAGAAGTCGTCACAATCTATTCgtaa
- the kcc-2 gene encoding K+/Cl-Cotransporter (Confirmed by transcript evidence), producing the protein MTLTSTSMLRSTSIPVTNKAHDFEPEPTSSTSTNTVTSRRSSGGSGSGLGPASKKPPNMHINIPTDEGAERIPLCEQHSPLALYEQDYDTQGQKIGTMLRKLSVYNATEATSVEADEKPKAAAAKMGTIMGVFLPCLQNIFGVLFFIRLAWIIGTAGVFQAFFVVLTCVSVTFLTSISLSAIATNGVVPSGGPYYMISRNLGPELGGAVGILFYLGTTIAASMYITGAIEILLLYIYPQAKLFDDIYHNFRVLGTVLLLILGLIVMAGVKFVNRCALPLVIVVILCILSAILGVFVRYDGSDSLKFCMVGDRPVDLSTYFEKTQVQPNCTADGLQDLFCSTNGTCDHYYDRMKNIKVWKSSGMPAIREERAIKGIASGVFFDNLWPKYLRAGEVLSKDRKDKGDLNRGGHPSYIYAESVTNFMILVGVFFPSATGIMAGSNRSGNLRDAAKSIPLGTLAAQNFSSFIYLLGVVLFGASVSEMFIRDKYGRSAMGKLIISEISWPFPQVILFGCFMSTAGAGMQSLTGAPRLLQAIAADDVLPFLKPFRKMDSRGEPIRAILLTLAICECGILIAVIENITALITQFFLMCYLGVNAACALQSLLKSPGWRPGFRYFHWSLSMIGAILCVAVMFISAWHFALFAIIIGAGVYKYIEYAGAEKEWGDGLRGLGLSAARFALLNLDDKPQHSRNWRPQLLVLAPDVESANTNGILSFVSQLKAGKGLTLVAHCMEGEYADNYLKAQAVQEKLKAVVKKNKIKGFCDVLVTSNVIEGISCLVQTSGLGGMRHNTVVLSWPNDWKAEQEWVVANKFVSAIRAISAAKCAIMVPKYAEKFPANGTKVSGFIDVWWVVHDGGLLMLLPFLLRQHKTWKNTTVRLFAIAQMEDNNVQMKTDLEKFLYHLRIDAAVNVIEMTDSDISDYTYERTMKMEERNQYLKNLNKSDRDKDIQNHLEIVTRERKLSRINEEAPAVVPEQRNLEVVDEEQEDGKSENGSAKIEHKGVRFSDDEDSKEVKVGNGTLERDREERQRKRRYNVHKMHTAVKLNELMRQKSSDAQLVFVNLPGPPDADSDSYYMDFIEALTEGLDRVLLVRGTGAEVVTIYS; encoded by the exons ATGACGTTGACATCAACCTCGATGCTCAGGTCAACTAGTATTCCAGTCACCAATAAAGCACACGATTTCGAGCCCGAGCCCACCTCGTCCACGTCCACGAACACTGTGACGTCACGAAGATCATCGGGTGGAAGTGGCAGTGGCCTAGGGCCGGCCAGCAAAAAGCCGCCCAATATGCATATTAATATACCTACAG ATGAAGGCGCCGAACGGATACCCTTGTGTGAGCAGCATTCACCACTGGCACTTTATGAG CAAGACTATGACACACAAGGACAAAAGATTGGGACGATGCTCAGGAAGTTATCAGTCTACAATGCAACAGAAGCCACAAGTGTCGAGGCGGATGAAAAACCAAAAGCG GCAGCTGCAAAGATGGGGACCATCATGGGAGTGTTCCTTCCGTGCCTTCAGAATATTTTCGGCGTCTTGTTCTTTATTCGATTGGCATGGATTATTGGAACAGCTGGAGTctttcaggcattttttgttgtgcTCACTTGTGTTTCTGTT acgttCCTCACATCAATTTCATTATCAGCCATAGCAACAAATGGTGTTGTACCGTCAGGTGGTCCATACTACATGATATCCAGAAATCTTGGCCCAGAACTTGGAGGTGCTGTTGGAATCCTATTCTATCTTGGAACTACAATTGCTGCATCTATGTATATTACTGGAGCCATCGAAATCCTTCTTCTGTACATTTATCCACAAGCAAAACTTTTCGATGATATCTATCACAATTTCCGAGTACTTGGAACGGTCCTACTTCTCATTCTTGGACTCATTGTGATGGCCGGAGTCAAATTTGTGAATCGATGTGCTCTGCCGCTTGTGATCGTTGTGATCCTTTGCATTTTATCAGCAATTCTCGGAGTTTTTGTACGATACGACGGAAGTGATTCACTCAAGTTTTGTATGGTTGGAGATCGACCGGTTGATCTGAGTACTTACTTCGAAAAAACTCAAGTTCAACCAAACTGTACAGCTGATGGGCTACAGGACTTGTTCTGCAGCACTAATGGAACATGTGATCATTATTATGATAGG atgaaaaatatcaaagtatGGAAATCATCTGGAATGCCAGCCATCCGTGAAGAACGTGCCATCAAAGGAATCGCCTCTGGAGTATTCTTCGATAACCTCTGGCCCAAATATCTGAGAGCTGGAGAAGTTCTTTCAAAAGATCGGAAAGATAAAGGAGACCTGAACAGAGGAGGACATCCATCATATATTTATGCAGAATCTGTCACGAATTTTATGATTCTTGTCGGTGTATTCTTCCCATCAGCAACTGGTATCATGGCTGGATCAAATcgatctggaaatttgagaGATGCTGCAAAGTCAATTCCATTGGGAACTCTGGCGGCACAGaatttttcttcgtttatTT ACTTGCTTGGAGTTGTACTCTTTGGAGCATCCGTGTCCGAGATGTTCATTCGTGACAAGTACGGTAGATCTGCGATGGGAAAATTGAtcatttcggaaatttcctGGCCATTTCCACAAGTAATTCTTTTTGGATGTTTCATGTCAACTGCTGGAGCAGGAATGCAATCATTGACAGGAGCACCGAGACTTCTTCAAGCAATTGCTGCAGATGATGTACTCCCATTTTTAAAGCCATTCCGAAAAATGGATTCCCGTGGAGAGCCCATCAGAGCAATTCTTCTCACTTTGGCCATTTGTGAATGTGGAATTTTGATTGCGGTTATTGAAAATATCACTGCTTTGATTACACA GTTCTTCTTGATGTGTTATCTTGGTGTAAATGCTGCGTGTGCACTTCAATCACTTCTAAAATCTCCTGGATGGCGTCCAGGATTCCGTTACTTCCATTGGTCACTTTCAATGATTGGAGCAATTCTTTGTGTAGCTGTCATGTTCATTTCTGCGTGgcattttgctctttttgcaATTATCATTGGAGCAGGTGTTTATAAGTATATTGAGTATGCTGGAGCCGAAAAAGAATGGGGAGATGGTCTTCGTGGATTGGGACTTTCAGCTGCTCGTTTCGCTCTCTTGAATTTGGATGACAAACCCCAACACTCAAGAAATTGGCGCCCACAGCTTTTAGTTCTGGCTCCAGATGTAGAATCAGCAAATACAAATGGAATATTATCATTTGTTAGTCAATTGAAAGCTGGTAAAGGATTGACACTGGTTGCACATTGTATGGAAGGAGAATATGCggataattatttgaaagcaCAAGCTGTACAGGAGAAATTGAAAGCAGTGGTTAAAAAGAATAAGATCAAGGGATTCTGTGATGTATTGGTCACTTCAAATGTGATTGAAGGAATATCATGTCTCGTTCAG acatctgGTTTGGGTGGAATGCGTCATAATACAGTCGTTCTGTCGTGGCCAAATGATTGGAAAGCTGAGCAAGAATGGGTTGTTGCCAACAAATTTGTTTCTGCAATCCGAGCAATTTCTGCTGCAAAATGTGCAATTATGGTACCAAAATATGCGGAGAAATTCCCAGCAAATGGTACCAAAGTTTCTGGATTTATTGATGTTTG GTGGGTTGTACATGATGGAGGTCTTCTTATGCTTCTTCCATTCCTTCTCCGACAACACAAAACATGGAAAAACACAACAGTTCGCCTGTTTGCAATTGCTCAAATGGAGGATAATAATGTACAAATGAAGACGGATCTGGAGAAATTCCTCTATCATTTGAGAATTGATGCAGCTGTTAATGTCATTGAAATG actgACTCGGATATCTCTGACTACACTTACGAACGTACCATGAAAATGGAGGAACGTAATcaatacctgaaaaatttgaacaagtCGGATCGTGATAAGGATATTCAGAACCATTTGGAAATTGTAACACGGGAACGAAAGCTGAGTAGAATTAATGAAGAAGCG cctgCTGTGGTCCCTGAGCAACGTAACTTGGAGGTTGTTGATGAAGAGCAAGAAgatggaaaatctgaaaatggctCAGCAAAAATCGAGCACAAAGGAGTACGCTTCTCAGATGATGAAGATTCTAAGGag GTAAAAGTCGGAAACGGAACGTTGGAACGCGATCGAGAAGAACGGCAACGCAAACGACGATACAATGTGCATAAAATGCATACAGCTGTCAAATTGAACGAGTTGATGAGACAAAAATCAAGTGATGCTCAGCTGGTATTTGTGAATCTTCCAGGACCACCTGATGCTGATTCTGATTcttatt ATATGGACTTTATCGAAGCTCTCACCGAAGGCCTTGACCGTGTTTTACTGGTTCGTGGAACTGGCGCAGAAGTCGTCACAATCTATTCgtaa